A genomic region of Nostoc sp. UHCC 0702 contains the following coding sequences:
- a CDS encoding G-D-S-L family lipolytic protein produces the protein MQLSIAPNQCQPLKIIALGDSLVYGFGDPDRGGWVEQLRRWWMLPDNAGHVLYNLGVRGDRTQQVAQRLEVEFRHRGELRNRVPDLIILSVGVNDSARLTRPNGRNYTDFTVFESEIASLLDMAQQLCPVLFVGMVPVDESKMPFLDCFYYNHSDQYRYKKATQLACLKRRIPYLDIFEKWMERGETWRLQRLSEDGLHPNTLGYQALFEDAINWQALTAYHSKLDLQMQIS, from the coding sequence ATGCAGCTGTCTATAGCACCAAACCAATGTCAGCCTTTGAAGATTATCGCACTGGGAGATAGCTTAGTCTATGGATTTGGCGATCCAGACAGAGGAGGCTGGGTTGAGCAACTGCGGCGTTGGTGGATGTTACCCGATAATGCTGGTCATGTACTATATAACTTGGGAGTGCGAGGCGATCGCACGCAACAAGTAGCACAAAGGCTAGAGGTAGAATTCCGCCATCGCGGTGAACTGCGAAACCGCGTCCCCGACTTGATAATTCTGTCAGTAGGAGTAAATGATTCAGCCCGCTTAACTCGCCCTAATGGACGAAATTATACAGATTTTACCGTATTTGAATCAGAAATAGCTTCTCTATTAGATATGGCGCAGCAACTTTGCCCCGTACTATTTGTAGGCATGGTGCCAGTGGATGAGTCCAAAATGCCATTTCTAGACTGCTTTTACTACAATCATAGCGACCAATACCGTTACAAAAAAGCCACTCAACTTGCTTGTCTCAAACGGCGAATTCCTTATCTGGATATTTTCGAGAAATGGATGGAACGCGGTGAAACTTGGCGACTGCAACGCCTCAGTGAAGATGGTCTTCACCCCAACACATTAGGCTATCAAGCTTTGTTTGAGGACGCGATCAATTGGCAAGCACTCACAGCTTACCATTCTAAACTTGATTTGCAAATGCAAATATCGTAA
- a CDS encoding CPBP family intramembrane metalloprotease, producing the protein MTDQNLYNPFRKLKVRNLLLRFLLVSFGVGFATAYMQGISGLKFNNEFMTLIFYILIFGLLCLWELVDFKSLGINLKYVVGDLPNNYKWLPMVGLVMLLLLFSLSAYLVSFYLLSLVAPDFIEEVMRQAVKDPSPSSSASALYNLLAISVYVVFAPLAEEFLFRGIILQRWAAKWGIRTALVVSSLLFGILHLNVLGLSIFGLVMGVLYIKTRTLLVPIACHALNNLVAVSMGLLSTESKTTSAANSLEQLQSGWWFGAILMLIALPMLVRFLLQNWPRKDTLVPYLINASVTES; encoded by the coding sequence ATGACAGATCAAAATCTCTATAATCCATTCCGCAAGCTCAAGGTTCGGAATTTGCTGTTGCGGTTTCTCCTCGTATCATTTGGTGTAGGCTTTGCCACAGCTTACATGCAAGGGATTAGTGGTTTGAAATTCAACAATGAATTTATGACTCTGATATTTTACATCTTAATCTTTGGGTTACTTTGTCTGTGGGAACTCGTTGATTTTAAAAGCTTAGGAATCAATCTCAAGTACGTAGTGGGAGATTTACCCAACAACTACAAATGGCTGCCAATGGTAGGCTTAGTCATGCTCTTGCTTTTGTTTTCCCTGAGTGCTTACTTGGTATCATTTTATCTTCTGTCATTGGTTGCACCTGATTTTATAGAGGAAGTCATGCGCCAAGCAGTCAAAGACCCATCTCCTAGCAGTTCTGCATCAGCGTTGTACAACCTGCTAGCAATCAGCGTATACGTAGTATTTGCACCACTTGCCGAAGAATTCCTTTTTCGAGGGATTATTTTGCAGCGCTGGGCAGCCAAATGGGGTATTCGCACCGCTTTGGTGGTTTCATCGCTGTTATTCGGAATTTTACATTTAAATGTATTGGGATTGTCTATCTTTGGTCTGGTTATGGGCGTGTTGTATATTAAAACCCGGACATTGCTCGTACCTATTGCCTGTCATGCGTTGAATAATTTAGTAGCAGTGTCAATGGGGTTGTTATCCACTGAGTCAAAGACTACTTCAGCGGCAAATAGCTTAGAGCAATTACAGTCTGGTTGGTGGTTTGGAGCCATACTGATGTTAATAGCACTGCCAATGTTAGTTCGCTTCCTCTTACAAAATTGGCCTCGTAAGGATACTCTAGTCCCTTACTTAATCAACGCCTCTGTTACAGAAAGTTAA
- a CDS encoding FHA domain-containing protein, which translates to MTNLQIQLSWDDPATGERREPKLSAPIAFGREFARLPAEHQGQRISRILLNSNEVSRYHALIDLEQNQLMVIDQGSVNGLSVNGQRQTRSVLANGDTLQIGPYIITVTFGVSATAQITSPPSMIRFNPNTDIPDPNIPPAPPVTPATSNFPPPAFQAEKVDVQALHATGLSVDESDYLAIGAGLGSFVWVDLLRLSGVRPDKIVALGLEAEPYARYRRLCLNSQIPLYERLRSNSDSCPDNIWGWPSYALREAWRDFTKGQIKSAAKYLWQVFAEPTFAETYTPRSGNVFDSIDREVRRIGWNQIYRYGRVRAIRKTDDGRYCVAYSRGPGNHAFLVSRYLHLATGYPAIKFLPDLQAYREKYQDFKSVVNAYEAHDHVYQQLEQQGGTVLIRGRGIVASRIIQRIYEARKQNRDITVLHLMRSPKPQGNKFQYATRLVKNHYEFQPFNWPKACWGGELREMLEKASPDERKRLLTDWGGTTTADRLDWQHITEQGLREGWYQITFGQVVSVERDAQNRTITHIQEKGFGEMNLAADFIIDATGLDAKVEASPLLNDLVKHYNLPINSLGRLVVANNFELVEMRTVRGQIYAAGATTLGGPHAAVDSFLGLQYAALVAVDGLAAARAPGVHRLNAVSSFGQWLKWAFNQSP; encoded by the coding sequence ATGACTAACTTACAAATTCAATTAAGTTGGGATGATCCCGCGACGGGAGAACGGCGAGAACCAAAGTTGAGTGCGCCTATAGCCTTTGGTCGAGAATTCGCCCGCTTACCTGCTGAACATCAAGGACAGCGCATCTCTAGGATACTGCTCAACAGTAACGAAGTTTCTCGCTATCATGCCCTCATTGACCTGGAACAAAACCAGCTAATGGTGATTGACCAAGGAAGTGTAAACGGTCTATCTGTCAACGGTCAACGGCAAACGCGCAGTGTTCTAGCTAATGGGGATACATTGCAAATTGGCCCCTATATAATCACGGTGACATTTGGCGTCAGTGCAACCGCGCAAATCACCAGTCCGCCTTCCATGATTCGGTTTAACCCCAATACCGATATCCCAGACCCCAACATCCCGCCAGCCCCGCCCGTAACACCTGCAACTAGCAATTTTCCACCACCAGCATTTCAAGCTGAAAAAGTCGATGTACAAGCACTTCACGCCACTGGCTTGTCTGTGGATGAATCTGATTATCTCGCCATTGGGGCAGGATTAGGTAGCTTTGTGTGGGTTGATTTGCTGCGGCTGAGTGGTGTGCGTCCTGACAAGATTGTGGCTTTAGGATTAGAAGCGGAACCGTATGCACGTTATAGGCGTTTGTGTCTAAATTCGCAAATTCCTTTATATGAAAGACTGCGATCTAATTCTGACTCTTGTCCTGATAATATTTGGGGCTGGCCTAGTTATGCGTTGCGAGAAGCTTGGCGGGACTTCACCAAAGGTCAAATCAAATCAGCAGCAAAGTACTTGTGGCAGGTATTCGCTGAACCAACTTTTGCCGAAACTTATACGCCCCGTTCTGGTAATGTCTTCGATTCCATAGACCGGGAAGTCAGACGTATTGGCTGGAATCAAATTTATCGTTATGGGCGAGTGAGGGCAATTCGCAAAACAGACGATGGCAGATATTGCGTAGCTTATTCTCGTGGCCCGGGAAATCATGCTTTTTTAGTTAGTCGTTATTTACATTTAGCTACTGGTTATCCAGCTATTAAGTTTCTCCCTGATTTGCAAGCTTATAGGGAAAAATATCAAGATTTTAAGTCTGTGGTTAATGCCTATGAAGCCCACGACCATGTTTATCAGCAACTAGAACAACAAGGTGGTACCGTGTTGATTCGGGGGCGGGGAATTGTTGCTTCGCGGATTATCCAACGCATTTATGAAGCCAGAAAGCAAAATCGCGATATTACAGTTTTGCATTTAATGCGATCGCCTAAACCCCAAGGCAATAAATTTCAATATGCCACACGTTTAGTCAAAAATCATTACGAATTTCAACCCTTCAACTGGCCGAAAGCCTGTTGGGGCGGTGAACTGCGCGAAATGTTAGAAAAAGCTAGTCCTGATGAACGCAAGCGCTTACTAACAGACTGGGGCGGCACCACCACCGCCGACCGCCTCGATTGGCAGCACATTACTGAACAAGGTTTAAGAGAAGGCTGGTATCAAATTACTTTTGGGCAAGTGGTGAGTGTGGAAAGGGATGCCCAAAACCGCACTATTACCCATATCCAAGAAAAGGGTTTTGGGGAAATGAATTTAGCAGCCGACTTTATTATTGATGCCACCGGGCTAGATGCCAAAGTGGAAGCGAGTCCCTTACTGAACGATTTGGTAAAACATTACAACTTACCTATCAATAGCTTAGGGCGGTTAGTTGTGGCAAACAATTTTGAGTTAGTAGAAATGCGTACTGTCAGAGGTCAAATTTATGCCGCTGGCGCTACTACCCTTGGTGGTCCCCATGCAGCAGTTGATAGTTTCCTGGGCTTGCAGTACGCTGCACTAGTCGCCGTTGATGGACTCGCCGCCGCCCGTGCGCCGGGAGTCCATCGTTTAAATGCTGTAAGTTCCTTTGGGCAGTGGTTGAAGTGGGCATTCAATCAGTCACCTTAG
- a CDS encoding FHA domain-containing protein, whose translation MNALTLQWHDAGQNKTQNIYEQQPSNNPGTVRIGRDPLRCDIVVSNPTVSGLHVEIFFHSQQQRFLIRNLRSQNPPLVDGKQLVQGEMPLKQGSVIYLGQMQLQVTGVAINSIPATILAPPQPALANPHPSTPPQQPQQNPRHHHHPPAQPQGVYGLECPNCHRISPLENLPIGCSWCGTSLAGGVSVLVAPSS comes from the coding sequence ATGAACGCACTAACTTTACAGTGGCACGATGCAGGTCAAAATAAAACTCAGAATATTTACGAACAACAGCCAAGCAACAATCCTGGTACAGTTCGCATCGGTCGCGATCCACTGCGGTGCGACATTGTTGTGAGTAACCCGACTGTATCAGGTTTACACGTTGAAATCTTTTTTCATAGCCAGCAGCAACGTTTTTTGATTAGAAATCTGCGATCGCAAAATCCCCCCCTTGTAGATGGAAAGCAACTAGTCCAAGGTGAAATGCCACTAAAACAGGGCAGTGTGATCTATTTGGGTCAAATGCAACTCCAAGTTACTGGCGTTGCAATTAACAGCATTCCAGCAACAATTTTGGCACCACCCCAGCCAGCATTAGCAAACCCCCATCCATCAACACCGCCACAACAGCCACAGCAAAATCCGAGGCATCACCACCATCCACCAGCACAACCACAAGGGGTTTATGGCTTAGAATGTCCCAATTGCCATAGAATTTCCCCTCTTGAAAACCTGCCAATAGGCTGTTCTTGGTGTGGCACATCTTTAGCTGGGGGAGTCAGTGTTTTAGTTGCACCCAGTAGTTAG
- the nfi gene encoding deoxyribonuclease V translates to MKIYQAHNWPGTLEEAIAIQEQLRSQVITEDKFKQPVQYVAGVDMGFEADGTISRAAVAVLSFPELQVIETTLAYRPTTFPYIPGFLSFREIPAVLDALEKIKTIPDIILCDGQGIAHPRRLGIACHLGILIDIPTIGVAKSLLIGKHEELPETRGSWQPLIDRGETIGVVLRTRTKVKPLYVSSGHKVSLPTAIDYVLRCTPKYRLPETTRIADKLASAR, encoded by the coding sequence ATGAAGATTTATCAAGCTCATAATTGGCCAGGGACGCTGGAAGAAGCCATAGCTATTCAAGAACAGTTGCGATCGCAGGTCATTACAGAGGATAAATTTAAACAACCCGTCCAGTATGTTGCTGGTGTAGATATGGGTTTTGAAGCTGATGGAACTATTAGCCGTGCAGCAGTGGCTGTATTGAGTTTTCCTGAATTACAGGTGATTGAAACAACCTTGGCATACCGGCCTACGACCTTTCCCTACATTCCTGGTTTCCTCTCCTTTCGAGAAATTCCCGCTGTCCTCGATGCCTTGGAAAAGATTAAAACAATACCAGATATTATTCTGTGTGATGGTCAAGGAATCGCCCACCCTCGCAGATTGGGTATAGCTTGCCATTTAGGAATACTCATTGATATACCAACAATTGGTGTAGCAAAATCATTACTGATTGGCAAACATGAAGAGTTGCCAGAAACAAGAGGCAGCTGGCAACCATTGATAGATCGAGGTGAAACAATAGGAGTAGTTTTAAGGACACGCACAAAAGTTAAACCACTCTATGTCTCCAGTGGACATAAAGTTAGTTTACCTACAGCAATTGACTATGTGTTACGTTGCACGCCAAAATATAGGTTGCCAGAAACTACACGCATTGCTGATAAATTAGCATCTGCGAGATAA
- a CDS encoding prohibitin family protein: MHNLRSNNFNNFNYIFYLAGGIILFLLITSLRPFTIINAGERGVMMKFGKVQDQVLDEGIHPIMPIVTSIKRLSVRVHQNTFQSDAASKDLQKITTELAVNWHVEPTKVNQVFQQIGDQQQIITGIITPAVSEVLKAATAKKTAEEIITKRTELKDEIDQHLKTRLAAYNLIVDDVSLVNFAFSPEFGKAIESKQIAEQEAKQAEFIAKKATQEAQAEVNRAKGQAEAQRLQRLTLTPELLQKQAIEKWDGRFPMVMGGNGSLPLVNINPGNLAAENKNQ; encoded by the coding sequence ATGCATAATCTCCGCAGCAATAATTTTAATAATTTCAACTATATTTTTTATCTAGCTGGAGGAATAATTTTATTCCTTTTAATCACTAGTTTGCGTCCTTTTACAATTATTAATGCAGGCGAACGTGGCGTTATGATGAAATTTGGCAAAGTCCAAGATCAAGTCTTAGATGAAGGTATTCATCCAATCATGCCAATTGTGACATCAATTAAAAGACTTAGCGTCCGCGTACACCAAAACACTTTTCAGTCTGATGCTGCTTCTAAAGACCTCCAGAAAATCACAACAGAACTCGCTGTCAATTGGCATGTTGAGCCGACAAAAGTTAATCAGGTTTTTCAGCAAATTGGCGACCAACAACAAATCATTACAGGAATAATTACTCCAGCTGTATCTGAAGTTTTAAAAGCAGCAACTGCTAAAAAGACAGCAGAGGAAATAATTACTAAAAGGACGGAACTAAAAGACGAAATTGATCAGCACCTCAAAACTCGTCTGGCAGCCTATAATTTGATAGTAGATGATGTTTCTCTAGTAAATTTTGCATTTTCTCCAGAGTTTGGCAAAGCTATTGAATCAAAACAAATAGCGGAACAAGAGGCTAAACAGGCAGAATTTATTGCTAAAAAAGCAACTCAAGAAGCTCAAGCAGAAGTCAACCGCGCCAAAGGTCAAGCAGAAGCGCAAAGATTACAAAGGCTAACTTTAACACCAGAATTATTACAAAAGCAAGCAATCGAGAAATGGGATGGTCGTTTTCCGATGGTTATGGGTGGTAATGGTTCACTGCCATTAGTGAATATTAATCCTGGAAATTTAGCAGCTGAAAACAAGAATCAATAG
- the mnmH gene encoding tRNA 2-selenouridine(34) synthase MnmH: MPGLLTYSQQPWTETYSEIIDVRSPSEFAEDHIPRAINLPVLNDAERAEVGTIYKQVSPFTARKIGAALVSKNISHHLIEHFAAKDKDYHPLIYCWRGGQRSNSMALVLTQIGWCVTLLAGGYKTYRTYVRQQLEHLPEQFTYQVLCGLTGSGKTYILEKTHQHGAQVLDLESLANHRGSLLGEEWQKKVSPQPSQKYFDTLLLQQLEKFNFHQPVWVESESQKIGQVYLPQSLWHKMKQGNCVEIQLPLAARVHFLLRTYPHLVTHPDILKSKLDKLKSYCGGEKISHWYKLIDAGEWEIFVQDILQFYYDPIYRQSIKRFFGKAEQLLSLSNLSDSSINNLLKSLLSNYFSVKSAQNK; the protein is encoded by the coding sequence ATGCCAGGTTTACTTACATACAGCCAACAGCCTTGGACAGAAACTTATAGTGAGATAATTGATGTGCGATCGCCTAGTGAATTTGCAGAAGATCACATACCTAGGGCGATTAATTTACCAGTGTTAAATGATGCAGAACGCGCTGAAGTAGGAACTATTTATAAACAAGTTTCTCCCTTCACTGCACGGAAAATAGGTGCTGCTTTAGTATCAAAAAATATCTCTCACCATTTGATTGAACATTTTGCGGCTAAAGATAAAGACTACCATCCTTTAATCTATTGTTGGCGCGGCGGACAGCGTTCTAATAGCATGGCTTTGGTGTTAACACAAATTGGTTGGTGTGTGACGTTACTTGCAGGTGGATATAAAACTTATCGTACTTATGTACGCCAACAATTAGAACATCTACCAGAACAATTCACTTACCAAGTATTGTGTGGTCTAACTGGTAGTGGTAAAACTTATATCTTAGAGAAAACGCATCAGCATGGCGCTCAAGTTTTAGATTTGGAAAGTTTGGCTAACCATCGAGGTTCTCTACTTGGTGAAGAATGGCAGAAAAAAGTTTCCCCTCAACCTTCACAAAAATATTTTGACACTTTGCTATTGCAACAATTAGAAAAGTTTAATTTTCATCAGCCAGTGTGGGTAGAATCAGAAAGCCAAAAAATAGGACAAGTTTATTTGCCTCAGTCTTTGTGGCATAAGATGAAACAAGGTAATTGTGTAGAAATTCAGCTACCATTAGCTGCCAGAGTTCACTTTCTTTTACGAACATATCCACATTTAGTGACTCATCCTGATATTTTAAAATCTAAGCTGGATAAACTTAAATCTTACTGTGGCGGCGAAAAAATAAGCCATTGGTACAAATTGATTGATGCTGGTGAGTGGGAAATATTTGTACAAGATATTTTGCAGTTTTACTATGATCCCATCTATAGGCAGTCAATCAAACGGTTCTTTGGCAAAGCTGAACAACTGCTATCTCTATCAAATTTATCGGATAGCAGTATTAATAATTTATTAAAGTCTTTATTATCAAATTATTTCTCGGTAAAATCAGCACAAAATAAATAA
- a CDS encoding aldo/keto reductase yields the protein MTERQTRRNFLITSVAVTGGIVTTTALQPNATNTAKPPANMPERVLGRTEVKVPIFGLGGAGQTPLSWEGKERDAVAIIEKALELGIRYFDTAASYGPSEDYLGKVLPPHRSKLFLTSKTDKRDRDGAWRELERSLKRLNTDYLDLWQLHHVSFSTELDTIFSASGAIKALEEAIQQKLVRFAGITGHHDPQVIAEGLRRYPFHTTLIPVNAADKHHPRPFIPVVLPVAQEKNVGVIAMKVPAYGRLFKPGGLSGMQQALGYTLSQPGVHCCVIAAETKAQLESNVKIARAFQPLNEKELTAIAQQTASVWEDSTFFRAWT from the coding sequence ATGACAGAAAGACAGACACGGCGCAATTTCTTAATTACCAGTGTTGCTGTCACTGGCGGTATTGTAACAACTACTGCTTTGCAACCAAATGCCACCAACACAGCCAAGCCACCAGCAAATATGCCAGAAAGAGTGTTGGGACGCACAGAAGTAAAAGTGCCTATCTTCGGGTTGGGAGGAGCGGGGCAAACTCCGCTATCCTGGGAAGGAAAAGAACGGGATGCAGTAGCAATTATTGAAAAAGCGCTGGAACTTGGTATAAGATATTTTGATACTGCGGCTAGTTATGGCCCAAGTGAAGATTATTTAGGCAAAGTTTTACCCCCTCATCGTTCAAAGCTGTTTTTAACCAGTAAGACTGATAAAAGAGACCGCGATGGTGCATGGCGAGAATTGGAGCGATCGCTCAAGCGTCTGAATACAGATTATCTTGATTTGTGGCAGTTGCATCACGTTTCTTTTTCTACTGAACTTGACACTATCTTTAGCGCATCTGGTGCAATCAAAGCTTTAGAAGAAGCTATTCAGCAGAAACTTGTACGGTTCGCTGGTATTACCGGACATCATGACCCGCAAGTCATTGCTGAAGGGTTGCGTCGCTATCCCTTCCACACTACCTTGATTCCCGTGAATGCTGCCGACAAACACCACCCGCGACCTTTCATCCCTGTAGTTCTACCAGTAGCACAAGAGAAAAATGTCGGTGTGATTGCGATGAAAGTCCCAGCCTACGGACGGCTGTTTAAGCCAGGTGGATTAAGTGGTATGCAGCAAGCTTTAGGATACACCTTATCTCAGCCTGGTGTTCATTGTTGCGTGATTGCGGCTGAAACAAAAGCACAATTAGAAAGTAATGTCAAGATAGCGCGGGCTTTTCAACCTTTGAATGAGAAAGAATTGACTGCGATCGCTCAACAAACTGCTAGTGTTTGGGAAGATAGCACCTTTTTCCGTGCTTGGACTTAG
- a CDS encoding transposase, translated as MRFTKLNYCQYLLSSQINYTVTNLAEHLDQISHDKINRYLKNEKLTPRLLWDNVKDIVQVSDTAYLVFDDTVLDKRYATEIETSKRQYSGNQHGVIQGIGLINCIYVNHEEGKFWVVDYRIYDPDSDGKTKIDHVTEMLQNLVYHKVLPFQAVLMDSWYATNKLMLYIDGLGKYYYCPLKRNRLVDDTNCLENYKRIESLSWNEEELISGKIIKIKKFPQAKKVKLFRVTVSTDRTDFIATNDLSQDSTDVVQKVCKVRWKIEEFHRELKQLTGIESCQCRKGRIQRNHIACAILVWLRLKNLAYITGQTIYQIKHGLLSNYLVQQLKRPAVPMFIA; from the coding sequence ATGAGATTTACTAAACTTAACTATTGCCAATACTTGTTGAGCAGTCAGATTAATTATACAGTCACGAATTTGGCAGAGCATTTAGATCAGATCAGTCATGATAAAATTAACCGTTATCTCAAAAATGAAAAGTTAACACCTCGTTTGCTTTGGGATAATGTTAAAGATATCGTCCAAGTGAGTGATACTGCATATCTAGTTTTTGATGACACGGTGCTGGATAAACGATACGCCACAGAAATAGAGACAAGTAAACGACAATATAGTGGCAACCAACATGGTGTAATCCAGGGTATCGGCTTAATAAATTGTATATATGTCAATCATGAAGAAGGAAAATTTTGGGTGGTTGACTATCGTATTTATGACCCAGACTCAGATGGTAAAACTAAAATAGACCATGTAACAGAAATGCTGCAAAACCTTGTATATCATAAGGTTTTACCATTCCAAGCTGTGTTAATGGACAGTTGGTATGCCACAAATAAATTAATGTTATACATTGATGGCTTAGGAAAATATTATTATTGTCCTTTGAAACGTAATCGACTTGTAGATGATACTAATTGTCTTGAAAATTATAAAAGGATTGAATCATTATCTTGGAATGAGGAGGAGTTGATATCAGGTAAAATAATAAAAATAAAAAAGTTTCCTCAAGCTAAAAAAGTGAAACTATTCCGAGTAACTGTCTCGACCGACAGAACGGATTTTATCGCTACAAACGATTTATCTCAAGATTCTACGGATGTTGTACAAAAAGTGTGTAAGGTTCGATGGAAAATTGAAGAGTTTCACCGCGAATTAAAGCAATTGACTGGCATTGAATCATGTCAATGCCGTAAGGGTCGTATTCAAAGAAATCATATCGCCTGCGCTATTTTAGTCTGGCTTCGGCTCAAAAATTTAGCTTATATAACTGGTCAAACAATTTATCAAATTAAGCATGGACTACTATCTAATTATTTAGTTCAGCAACTAAAACGTCCGGCTGTTCCTATGTTTATCGCGTAG